A single genomic interval of Gossypium raimondii isolate GPD5lz chromosome 11, ASM2569854v1, whole genome shotgun sequence harbors:
- the LOC105788095 gene encoding nucleotide-sugar uncharacterized transporter 1 isoform X4 encodes MRRMNQILGLFFSKDVRKQNPNDFAKPGRDLENNQASLFEKLHSSESAKHERQRIFGPLAALTFNLVVAVGIIFLNKWVLENVGFQFPVCLTVIHYAVSWALMASLKFFSILPASPSSELAPLSLFTFGFVNSVSTGLANVSLKYNRIHMVQEENCFLKAMAWIIPSAVNKILWSNVQQQQKWTALPLMWKTTPITLVFLVFMIPLDPPGLLAFHWSFSSTSAILMSAFLGFLLQWSSALALGATSAISSVVLGQFKTCVILLGNYYLFGSNPGTTSIFGAFIAIGGMSFYTYLNIRAMKR; translated from the exons GCAGGGATCTGGAGAACAATCAAGCTTCTTTATTTGAGAAGTTGCATTCATCCGAAAGTGCAAAGCATGAACGACAACGAATTTTTGGCCCTCTTGCTGCTCTTACGTTCAACTTAGTGGTTGCCGTTGGCATCATTTTCTTGAACAAATGG GTTCTTGAAAATGTTGGGTTCCAGTTCCCGGTATGTCTGACTGTTATTCATTATGCTGTCAGCTGGGCATTAATGGCAAGTTTGAAATTCTTTTCTATCCTTCCTGCATCTCCTTCCTCAGAGTTGGCCCCTTTATCTTTGTTTACTTTCGGATTTGTTAACTCTGTGTCTACTGGCCTTGCTAATGTCAGCTTGAAGTACAACAG AATTCATATGGTACAAGAAGAGAATTGCTTTCTCAAAG CAATGGCATGGATAATACCTAGTGCAGTCAACAAAATACTTTGGTCCAACgtgcaacaacaacaaaaatggaCAGCATTGCC ATTAATGTGGAAGACTACACCAATCACTTtggtttttttggtttttatgaTTCCTTTGGATCCTCCTGGTTTGCTTGCGTTCCATTGGAGCTTCAGCAGTACATCAGCCATTCTCATGTCTGCTTTTCTTGGCTTCTTGCTTCAGTGGTCAAGTGCTTTGGCACTTGG GGCTACGTCTGCTATATCCTCTGTGGTTCTTGGACAATTCAAAACTTGTGTTATCCTCCTCggaaattattatctttttggTTCAAATCCTGGCACAACCAGTATTTTTGGTGCGTTTATAGCCATAGGTGGAATGTCCTTTTACACATACCTTAATATACGTGCTATGAAGCGGTAG
- the LOC105788095 gene encoding nucleotide-sugar uncharacterized transporter 1 isoform X2 codes for MRRMNQILGLFFSKDVRKQNPNDFAKPGRDLENNQASLFEKLHSSESAKHERQRIFGPLAALTFNLVVAVGIIFLNKWVLENVGFQFPVCLTVIHYAVSWALMASLKFFSILPASPSSELAPLSLFTFGFVNSVSTGLANVSLKYNSVGFYQMAKIAITPLIVLAEFIWYKKRIAFSKVVALTVVSVGVAVATVTDLQFIFLGACVAMAWIIPSAVNKILWSNVQQQQKWTALPLMWKTTPITLVFLVFMIPLDPPGLLAFHWSFSSTSAILMSAFLGFLLQWSSALALGISIHGWLGRRSRTGSFCSKQNDFLKMIFAFSDVHLTEN; via the exons GCAGGGATCTGGAGAACAATCAAGCTTCTTTATTTGAGAAGTTGCATTCATCCGAAAGTGCAAAGCATGAACGACAACGAATTTTTGGCCCTCTTGCTGCTCTTACGTTCAACTTAGTGGTTGCCGTTGGCATCATTTTCTTGAACAAATGG GTTCTTGAAAATGTTGGGTTCCAGTTCCCGGTATGTCTGACTGTTATTCATTATGCTGTCAGCTGGGCATTAATGGCAAGTTTGAAATTCTTTTCTATCCTTCCTGCATCTCCTTCCTCAGAGTTGGCCCCTTTATCTTTGTTTACTTTCGGATTTGTTAACTCTGTGTCTACTGGCCTTGCTAATGTCAGCTTGAAGTACAACAG TGTGGGATTTTATCAGATGGCTAAGATTGCTATTACACCATTGATTGTCCTGGCAGAATTCATATGGTACAAGAAGAGAATTGCTTTCTCAAAG GTGGTTGCATTAACTGTTGTATCCGTTGGGGTTGCTGTTGCTACTGTAACTGATTTACAATTCATCTTCCTCGGTGCTTGTGTAGCAATGGCATGGATAATACCTAGTGCAGTCAACAAAATACTTTGGTCCAACgtgcaacaacaacaaaaatggaCAGCATTGCC ATTAATGTGGAAGACTACACCAATCACTTtggtttttttggtttttatgaTTCCTTTGGATCCTCCTGGTTTGCTTGCGTTCCATTGGAGCTTCAGCAGTACATCAGCCATTCTCATGTCTGCTTTTCTTGGCTTCTTGCTTCAGTGGTCAAGTGCTTTGGCACTTGG GATAAGTATTCATGGCTGGCTAGGTAGGAGGTCCAGGACCGGTTCTTTTTGTTCAAAGCAAAATGactttttgaaaatgatttttgcaTTTTCTGATGTTCATTTGACTgaaaattaa
- the LOC105788095 gene encoding nucleotide-sugar uncharacterized transporter 1 isoform X1, with the protein MRRMNQILGLFFSKDVRKQNPNDFAKPGRDLENNQASLFEKLHSSESAKHERQRIFGPLAALTFNLVVAVGIIFLNKWVLENVGFQFPVCLTVIHYAVSWALMASLKFFSILPASPSSELAPLSLFTFGFVNSVSTGLANVSLKYNSVGFYQMAKIAITPLIVLAEFIWYKKRIAFSKVVALTVVSVGVAVATVTDLQFIFLGACVAMAWIIPSAVNKILWSNVQQQQKWTALPLMWKTTPITLVFLVFMIPLDPPGLLAFHWSFSSTSAILMSAFLGFLLQWSSALALGATSAISSVVLGQFKTCVILLGNYYLFGSNPGTTSIFGAFIAIGGMSFYTYLNIRAMKR; encoded by the exons GCAGGGATCTGGAGAACAATCAAGCTTCTTTATTTGAGAAGTTGCATTCATCCGAAAGTGCAAAGCATGAACGACAACGAATTTTTGGCCCTCTTGCTGCTCTTACGTTCAACTTAGTGGTTGCCGTTGGCATCATTTTCTTGAACAAATGG GTTCTTGAAAATGTTGGGTTCCAGTTCCCGGTATGTCTGACTGTTATTCATTATGCTGTCAGCTGGGCATTAATGGCAAGTTTGAAATTCTTTTCTATCCTTCCTGCATCTCCTTCCTCAGAGTTGGCCCCTTTATCTTTGTTTACTTTCGGATTTGTTAACTCTGTGTCTACTGGCCTTGCTAATGTCAGCTTGAAGTACAACAG TGTGGGATTTTATCAGATGGCTAAGATTGCTATTACACCATTGATTGTCCTGGCAGAATTCATATGGTACAAGAAGAGAATTGCTTTCTCAAAG GTGGTTGCATTAACTGTTGTATCCGTTGGGGTTGCTGTTGCTACTGTAACTGATTTACAATTCATCTTCCTCGGTGCTTGTGTAGCAATGGCATGGATAATACCTAGTGCAGTCAACAAAATACTTTGGTCCAACgtgcaacaacaacaaaaatggaCAGCATTGCC ATTAATGTGGAAGACTACACCAATCACTTtggtttttttggtttttatgaTTCCTTTGGATCCTCCTGGTTTGCTTGCGTTCCATTGGAGCTTCAGCAGTACATCAGCCATTCTCATGTCTGCTTTTCTTGGCTTCTTGCTTCAGTGGTCAAGTGCTTTGGCACTTGG GGCTACGTCTGCTATATCCTCTGTGGTTCTTGGACAATTCAAAACTTGTGTTATCCTCCTCggaaattattatctttttggTTCAAATCCTGGCACAACCAGTATTTTTGGTGCGTTTATAGCCATAGGTGGAATGTCCTTTTACACATACCTTAATATACGTGCTATGAAGCGGTAG
- the LOC105788095 gene encoding nucleotide-sugar uncharacterized transporter 1 isoform X5, protein MRRMNQILGLFFSKDVRKQNPNDFAKPGRDLENNQASLFEKLHSSESAKHERQRIFGPLAALTFNLVVAVGIIFLNKWVLENVGFQFPVCLTVIHYAVSWALMASLKFFSILPASPSSELAPLSLFTFGFVNSVSTGLANVSLKYNSVGFYQMAKIAITPLIVLAEFIWYKKRIAFSKINVEDYTNHFGFFGFYDSFGSSWFACVPLELQQYISHSHVCFSWLLASVVKCFGTWGYVCYILCGSWTIQNLCYPPRKLLSFWFKSWHNQYFWCVYSHRWNVLLHIP, encoded by the exons GCAGGGATCTGGAGAACAATCAAGCTTCTTTATTTGAGAAGTTGCATTCATCCGAAAGTGCAAAGCATGAACGACAACGAATTTTTGGCCCTCTTGCTGCTCTTACGTTCAACTTAGTGGTTGCCGTTGGCATCATTTTCTTGAACAAATGG GTTCTTGAAAATGTTGGGTTCCAGTTCCCGGTATGTCTGACTGTTATTCATTATGCTGTCAGCTGGGCATTAATGGCAAGTTTGAAATTCTTTTCTATCCTTCCTGCATCTCCTTCCTCAGAGTTGGCCCCTTTATCTTTGTTTACTTTCGGATTTGTTAACTCTGTGTCTACTGGCCTTGCTAATGTCAGCTTGAAGTACAACAG TGTGGGATTTTATCAGATGGCTAAGATTGCTATTACACCATTGATTGTCCTGGCAGAATTCATATGGTACAAGAAGAGAATTGCTTTCTCAAAG ATTAATGTGGAAGACTACACCAATCACTTtggtttttttggtttttatgaTTCCTTTGGATCCTCCTGGTTTGCTTGCGTTCCATTGGAGCTTCAGCAGTACATCAGCCATTCTCATGTCTGCTTTTCTTGGCTTCTTGCTTCAGTGGTCAAGTGCTTTGGCACTTGG GGCTACGTCTGCTATATCCTCTGTGGTTCTTGGACAATTCAAAACTTGTGTTATCCTCCTCggaaattattatctttttggTTCAAATCCTGGCACAACCAGTATTTTTGGTGCGTTTATAGCCATAGGTGGAATGTCCTTTTACACATACCTTAA
- the LOC105788095 gene encoding nucleotide-sugar uncharacterized transporter 1 isoform X3, producing MRRMNQILGLFFSKDVRKQNPNDFAKPGRDLENNQASLFEKLHSSESAKHERQRIFGPLAALTFNLVVAVGIIFLNKWVLENVGFQFPVCLTVIHYAVSWALMASLKFFSILPASPSSELAPLSLFTFGFVNSVSTGLANVSLKYNSVGFYQMAKIAITPLIVLAEFIWYKKRIAFSKVVALTVVSVGVAVATVTDLQFIFLGACVAMAWIIPSAVNKILWSNVQQQQKWTALPLMWKTTPITLVFLVFMIPLDPPGLLAFHWSFSSTSAILMSAFLGFLLQWSSALALGPRNRCPTAHGHE from the exons GCAGGGATCTGGAGAACAATCAAGCTTCTTTATTTGAGAAGTTGCATTCATCCGAAAGTGCAAAGCATGAACGACAACGAATTTTTGGCCCTCTTGCTGCTCTTACGTTCAACTTAGTGGTTGCCGTTGGCATCATTTTCTTGAACAAATGG GTTCTTGAAAATGTTGGGTTCCAGTTCCCGGTATGTCTGACTGTTATTCATTATGCTGTCAGCTGGGCATTAATGGCAAGTTTGAAATTCTTTTCTATCCTTCCTGCATCTCCTTCCTCAGAGTTGGCCCCTTTATCTTTGTTTACTTTCGGATTTGTTAACTCTGTGTCTACTGGCCTTGCTAATGTCAGCTTGAAGTACAACAG TGTGGGATTTTATCAGATGGCTAAGATTGCTATTACACCATTGATTGTCCTGGCAGAATTCATATGGTACAAGAAGAGAATTGCTTTCTCAAAG GTGGTTGCATTAACTGTTGTATCCGTTGGGGTTGCTGTTGCTACTGTAACTGATTTACAATTCATCTTCCTCGGTGCTTGTGTAGCAATGGCATGGATAATACCTAGTGCAGTCAACAAAATACTTTGGTCCAACgtgcaacaacaacaaaaatggaCAGCATTGCC ATTAATGTGGAAGACTACACCAATCACTTtggtttttttggtttttatgaTTCCTTTGGATCCTCCTGGTTTGCTTGCGTTCCATTGGAGCTTCAGCAGTACATCAGCCATTCTCATGTCTGCTTTTCTTGGCTTCTTGCTTCAGTGGTCAAGTGCTTTGGCACTTGG TCCTCGGAATAGGTGCCCAACTGCTCATGGCCATGAGTAG